One stretch of Paenibacillus sp. AN1007 DNA includes these proteins:
- a CDS encoding low temperature requirement protein A, translating to MMEKKVTWLELFYDLLFVAAVSKAGHVLLHAQHGVITFEYLLKFVLIFIPVWWAWVGQTLFINRYGQDILSHRIFLILQLLSVLIMTASLSTHFDEHYLSFFIGYIGSRAFTAIQYLTIHKSKSEHQQQAARFLGFSFIIGIVISSGSLFFDSWVRYVILYAGIAVDIILPLLGRKNLVKVPVQTHHLLERFALFTLILLGESVVSIIAVLSADQWDLKSILFTVFTSLFVIAMWWQYFDNVEKKVSKEMQTAGQAIIYGHLFIYISLSMIAASIQLLYQNLLNYEFMIAFVFGSVLLYFLSTTLVFHRYRHPHLRLRPTHMVVMLGLLAVFVVVDLIYRVPGYVIMGEDMLFFLVYAKLTT from the coding sequence ATGATGGAGAAAAAGGTCACCTGGCTGGAGCTGTTCTACGATTTGCTTTTCGTCGCGGCAGTATCCAAAGCGGGCCATGTCTTGTTACATGCCCAGCACGGCGTCATTACATTTGAATATTTATTAAAGTTCGTGTTAATTTTCATCCCGGTATGGTGGGCATGGGTCGGTCAGACCTTATTCATTAACCGTTATGGTCAGGATATTCTGAGCCACCGGATTTTCCTCATCCTTCAACTGCTGTCCGTTCTCATTATGACGGCAAGTCTTTCTACTCATTTTGACGAACACTATCTCTCCTTCTTCATAGGTTACATCGGTTCCAGAGCGTTTACCGCCATTCAGTACCTGACGATCCACAAGTCGAAAAGCGAGCATCAGCAGCAGGCGGCCCGTTTCTTGGGCTTCTCGTTTATCATTGGCATCGTGATCTCATCGGGTTCGCTGTTCTTTGATTCGTGGGTGCGTTACGTGATTTTGTATGCGGGGATTGCCGTTGATATTATTCTGCCGCTGCTGGGCCGTAAAAATCTAGTGAAAGTACCTGTACAGACACATCATCTGCTGGAACGTTTTGCTCTTTTTACGCTCATTCTGCTCGGTGAATCCGTTGTGAGCATCATCGCGGTGCTGTCAGCCGATCAATGGGACCTGAAATCCATTCTTTTCACGGTCTTTACGTCCCTGTTTGTCATTGCCATGTGGTGGCAGTACTTCGATAACGTGGAAAAAAAGGTGAGCAAAGAGATGCAGACCGCCGGGCAGGCCATCATCTACGGGCATCTATTTATCTACATCTCCCTGAGTATGATCGCCGCATCAATTCAACTGCTGTACCAGAATCTGCTGAACTATGAGTTTATGATTGCGTTTGTATTTGGCTCGGTACTGCTGTATTTCTTGTCGACAACCTTGGTATTTCATCGCTACAGACACCCGCATCTTCGCCTTCGTCCAACTCATATGGTGGTCATGTTGGGGCTGTTAGCGGTCTTTGTAGTAGTGGACCTGATCTATCGTGTTCCTGGATATGTGATTATGGGTGAGGACATGCTGTTCTTTCTGGTGTATGCGAAGCTGACGACCTGA
- a CDS encoding sialidase family protein, with product MTIKADKQYVFREGQLFQSSHASTVAVLPSGGVVVAWFAGSYEKSSDTAIWMAIQGRDGLWSAPRKVADEEGIAHWNPVLCAHGSSLVLFYKVGHEITDWHTRILRSEDGGQTWTEARELVPGDVGGRGPVRNKPLRLTDGTILAPSSIERMDMENPGKQVWEAFIDISTDEGTTWRKSEPVPMNLSAYVGANHWIAKGLIQPALWTSNADDVHMLLRSTEGKIYRSDSADGGRTWCEAYPTELPNNNSGIDVTRLESGLLALVYNPVSGYATESPRTPLVAAFSNDNGASWGDEWVLEDEPGEYSYPSVVSQGQNLYISYTWKRDRIAFWKLNVHASE from the coding sequence ATGACGATTAAGGCCGACAAACAGTACGTTTTTCGGGAAGGGCAGCTTTTTCAGAGCAGTCACGCGTCTACGGTTGCTGTTTTGCCAAGTGGTGGTGTTGTGGTTGCCTGGTTCGCAGGTTCGTATGAAAAGTCCAGCGACACCGCCATCTGGATGGCTATTCAGGGGCGAGACGGCTTGTGGTCGGCGCCGCGCAAAGTAGCGGATGAAGAAGGCATTGCCCATTGGAACCCGGTGCTGTGTGCACATGGGAGTTCACTTGTACTCTTTTACAAGGTGGGACACGAAATTACAGACTGGCATACGCGCATCTTGCGCTCGGAGGATGGCGGGCAGACATGGACGGAGGCTCGTGAGTTGGTTCCCGGTGATGTGGGTGGTCGTGGTCCGGTGCGCAATAAACCTTTACGGCTAACGGATGGAACCATTTTGGCTCCATCTTCTATTGAGCGAATGGATATGGAGAATCCAGGCAAACAGGTATGGGAAGCTTTTATTGATATTTCAACCGATGAAGGCACGACATGGAGGAAAAGTGAACCCGTGCCGATGAACTTGTCTGCTTATGTGGGGGCAAATCATTGGATTGCGAAAGGGCTGATTCAGCCTGCTCTATGGACCTCAAATGCGGATGATGTACATATGCTGCTTCGCAGTACAGAGGGCAAGATCTATCGCAGCGACTCGGCGGATGGCGGCAGGACGTGGTGTGAAGCTTACCCGACAGAACTACCAAACAACAATAGCGGAATTGATGTCACACGGCTGGAGAGTGGCTTGCTTGCGCTTGTTTACAATCCCGTGAGCGGATATGCGACAGAGAGCCCCCGAACACCACTGGTAGCTGCCTTTTCGAATGACAATGGTGCGAGCTGGGGAGATGAATGGGTGCTCGAAGATGAGCCGGGCGAGTATTCTTATCCTTCCGTCGTATCTCAGGGGCAGAACCTGTACATCTCGTATACATGGAAAAGAGACCGAATCGCGTTCTGGAAACTGAACGTTCACGCATCGGAATAA
- a CDS encoding glycoside hydrolase family 3 C-terminal domain-containing protein: MSTNQIGVPLEGFAEFSRTVAAEGAVLLKNEGQILPLRDSENVSVFGRIQVNYYRSGTGSGGSVHVAYTTNLLDGLRSKKNITVNEELAAVYERWIEENPFDDGGKVWAAEPWNQKEMPLTDELVAQARSKSSKAIIVIGRTAGEDQDNADAPGSYRLTDDEKAMLKHVTNHFEHTIVVLNVSNIMDMSWLNETVLHPIQGVIYSWHGGMEGGNAIADVLAGDVTPSGKLTDTIAYSIEDYPSTSNYGNEFKNLYQEDIYVGYRFFETFRPEKVQFEFGYGLSYTTFATQIEEARTVINNGETSIEVRVNVTNSGTTYAGKEVVQVYYEAPQGELGQPVKALAAFGKTGLLQPGDSELLTIRFPVNRMASYDEAGVTGYASAYVLEAGTYRLHVGTSVKQVEHVDIDGQDGYVVDTVQLVEQLQEAMAPTEDFTRMKPGIRKADGSYELTYAAVPKRKVSIADRITQNLPQTLEQTGNQGYKLSDVKAGKVSLEAFVAQLSDQDLAALVRGEGMSSPLVTSGTASAFGGVSDSLFNYGIPVACTADGPSGIRMDSGEKATQVSIGTLLAATWNADLVEELYVMEGQELLRNQVDTLLGPGLNIRRSPLNGRNFEYFSEDPLISGVFAAACTKGIMKGGSNATLKHFACNNQEKHRSKVDAVVSERALREIYLKGFEIAVKEGGANSIMTSYNPINGHWAASNYDLNTTILRGEWNFDGIVMTDWWAIMNDVVEGGEADRKFTNWMVRAQNDLYMVVPNYGAEINGWDDNTIESLENGTLTRGELERSAINICKFIMNAPVSSRKHEIVENVASFQANASLSAADAQSLTANAQVKPAAAEPVYMKVDEAGQYRIIVQIMSPEPELAQSACNVLLNDQLATTIQTNGTEGKWIRQKLVKVQLEAGLYELKLDFTKPGLQIDWIEFKQV, encoded by the coding sequence TTGAGTACAAATCAAATTGGTGTTCCATTGGAAGGGTTTGCAGAATTTAGCCGTACGGTAGCTGCCGAAGGAGCGGTTTTGCTTAAAAATGAAGGACAGATACTTCCACTTCGCGATTCCGAAAACGTTTCAGTTTTTGGACGAATCCAAGTGAATTATTATCGCAGCGGCACAGGTTCAGGCGGAAGCGTTCATGTCGCGTATACAACGAATCTGCTGGACGGACTGCGCAGTAAAAAGAACATTACCGTTAATGAAGAACTGGCAGCGGTTTATGAGAGATGGATCGAGGAAAATCCGTTTGACGATGGTGGAAAAGTCTGGGCAGCCGAGCCGTGGAATCAGAAGGAAATGCCGCTCACAGACGAGCTGGTCGCTCAAGCCAGAAGTAAATCCAGCAAAGCGATCATTGTCATTGGACGCACTGCAGGGGAAGACCAGGATAATGCAGACGCACCGGGAAGTTATCGTTTGACAGACGATGAGAAGGCTATGCTGAAGCATGTGACGAACCATTTTGAGCATACAATTGTGGTACTCAACGTCTCCAATATTATGGATATGAGCTGGCTGAACGAAACGGTTCTGCATCCGATTCAAGGCGTGATTTATTCTTGGCACGGAGGCATGGAAGGCGGTAACGCGATTGCGGACGTACTGGCTGGAGACGTGACACCAAGCGGTAAACTGACGGATACGATTGCGTATTCCATCGAAGATTATCCTTCTACAAGCAACTATGGAAATGAGTTCAAGAACCTGTATCAGGAAGATATTTATGTGGGTTATCGCTTTTTCGAAACGTTTCGACCTGAAAAAGTGCAATTTGAGTTCGGTTATGGCTTGTCATACACGACCTTTGCCACACAAATCGAGGAAGCTCGTACGGTGATCAACAATGGGGAAACTTCTATTGAGGTTCGCGTGAACGTGACTAACTCCGGTACAACCTATGCGGGTAAAGAAGTGGTTCAGGTTTATTATGAAGCACCGCAGGGAGAACTGGGACAACCGGTGAAAGCATTGGCGGCTTTTGGCAAAACAGGACTGCTGCAGCCCGGCGATTCCGAGCTGCTGACGATCCGTTTCCCGGTAAATCGCATGGCTTCGTATGATGAAGCGGGGGTAACCGGATATGCTTCTGCGTACGTGCTTGAAGCGGGAACATACCGTCTGCATGTGGGTACGAGTGTGAAGCAGGTAGAGCATGTTGACATCGATGGCCAAGATGGCTACGTTGTGGATACGGTTCAACTGGTGGAGCAGCTGCAGGAAGCGATGGCGCCAACAGAAGATTTTACGCGTATGAAACCGGGCATTCGCAAGGCAGATGGATCATATGAGCTGACTTATGCAGCTGTGCCAAAGCGCAAAGTGTCTATCGCAGACCGCATTACCCAGAATTTGCCGCAAACGTTGGAGCAAACGGGCAATCAGGGATATAAACTGAGTGACGTGAAGGCGGGTAAAGTCAGTCTGGAAGCTTTTGTGGCTCAGCTAAGCGATCAGGATCTGGCAGCACTTGTACGCGGCGAAGGCATGAGCAGTCCGCTGGTGACTTCGGGAACCGCATCGGCGTTTGGCGGTGTGAGTGACAGCCTGTTTAACTATGGCATTCCGGTGGCCTGTACGGCAGACGGCCCATCCGGTATCCGGATGGATAGTGGGGAGAAGGCGACACAAGTATCCATTGGTACACTGCTGGCAGCAACGTGGAACGCAGACTTGGTGGAAGAACTGTATGTGATGGAAGGACAAGAGCTGCTGCGCAATCAGGTGGACACTCTGCTCGGACCTGGACTCAATATCCGCCGCAGTCCGCTGAATGGTCGTAACTTCGAGTACTTCTCTGAAGATCCGCTGATCTCGGGTGTATTTGCCGCAGCCTGTACAAAAGGTATCATGAAGGGCGGTTCTAATGCCACACTGAAACACTTTGCCTGCAATAACCAGGAGAAACACCGCAGCAAAGTGGATGCCGTTGTATCCGAACGTGCGCTGCGTGAAATTTATCTGAAAGGGTTCGAAATCGCAGTCAAAGAGGGTGGAGCGAACTCCATCATGACTTCTTACAATCCGATTAACGGACACTGGGCTGCATCCAACTACGATCTGAACACAACGATTTTGCGTGGAGAGTGGAACTTCGACGGCATTGTAATGACCGACTGGTGGGCCATTATGAACGATGTGGTAGAAGGCGGAGAAGCCGATCGCAAGTTCACGAACTGGATGGTTCGTGCTCAGAATGACCTCTACATGGTTGTGCCAAACTATGGCGCAGAGATCAACGGCTGGGACGACAACACGATTGAATCGCTCGAAAATGGAACCTTGACCCGCGGCGAGCTCGAGCGCTCCGCGATCAACATCTGCAAATTCATCATGAATGCGCCGGTATCCTCACGCAAGCATGAGATTGTAGAGAACGTGGCTTCGTTCCAAGCGAACGCGTCCCTTTCTGCAGCAGACGCTCAGTCGCTGACTGCGAATGCACAGGTAAAACCTGCGGCAGCTGAGCCTGTATATATGAAAGTGGATGAAGCAGGCCAGTACCGGATTATTGTGCAGATCATGTCACCTGAGCCTGAACTGGCGCAAAGTGCATGTAATGTGCTGCTCAATGATCAGCTGGCTACGACGATTCAAACAAACGGCACAGAGGGCAAATGGATCAGACAGAAGCTGGTGAAAGTGCAGCTGGAAGCTGGGCTGTATGAACTCAAGCTGGACTTTACTAAACCAGGTCTGCAGATCGATTGGATCGAATTCAAGCAGGTATAG
- a CDS encoding alpha-L-fucosidase, translating into MNSKLSPAPADWIKTAAQISPSERQMRWQEMEFYAFIHFTVNTFTDREWGTGEEDPAIFNPTELHAGQWVQACKDAGMKGLILTCKHHDGFCLWPSRYTDHTVAASPWRDGSGDLVREVSDACRNAGLKFGVYLSPWDRHEACYGDSERYNAFFLHQLRELLTNYGEIFCVWFDGACGEGPNGKKQVYDWDAYYALIRELQPEAVISVCGPDVRWCGNEAGYTRESEWSVVPAHMQDNEKIQEQSQQVDDGTFARKINTQDRDLGSRGVIRDYADQLVWYPAEVNTSIRPGWFYHASEDDQVKTLDELLSVYYGAVGGNACFLLNLPPDKRGLLHANDVQRLRDLGSTLRKTFSEDLAQGAQAEASETMDDAHGASQVLHSDGELEQAAYWCPCEGTEQAWIELFLPEEQTFDRVVLMEHIRSGQRIERFTLEVCGEGGRWQDIYAGTVVGYKRICCFPKVTTSRVRLNIQESRWFPTLSQFSLFYSEREGV; encoded by the coding sequence ATGAACTCAAAGCTTTCACCAGCACCAGCGGATTGGATTAAAACCGCGGCACAAATCAGTCCATCCGAGCGCCAAATGAGATGGCAGGAGATGGAGTTTTATGCATTTATCCATTTTACCGTGAACACATTTACAGATCGGGAGTGGGGGACGGGTGAGGAAGACCCGGCGATCTTTAACCCTACTGAACTACATGCAGGGCAATGGGTGCAGGCATGTAAAGACGCAGGCATGAAAGGGCTGATTTTGACATGCAAGCATCATGACGGATTCTGTCTGTGGCCCAGCCGTTATACAGATCATACGGTTGCAGCAAGTCCATGGCGGGATGGTTCTGGTGATCTGGTTCGAGAAGTTTCCGATGCCTGTCGTAACGCGGGGTTAAAATTTGGGGTGTATCTCTCTCCCTGGGATCGTCATGAAGCATGTTATGGGGATTCGGAGCGGTATAATGCCTTTTTTCTTCATCAACTGCGCGAACTGCTGACGAACTACGGTGAAATTTTCTGTGTCTGGTTTGATGGGGCATGTGGCGAAGGGCCGAATGGGAAAAAACAGGTCTATGACTGGGACGCCTATTATGCGCTCATTCGTGAGCTTCAGCCGGAAGCGGTCATTTCGGTCTGCGGCCCGGACGTACGGTGGTGTGGTAATGAGGCGGGATATACGCGCGAATCGGAATGGAGCGTTGTACCGGCGCATATGCAGGATAATGAGAAGATTCAGGAGCAGTCCCAGCAGGTGGATGACGGAACGTTTGCGAGGAAGATCAATACACAGGACCGTGATCTGGGGAGCCGGGGCGTCATTCGTGACTATGCTGATCAGCTGGTGTGGTATCCTGCCGAGGTGAACACTTCAATTCGTCCGGGTTGGTTCTATCATGCGAGTGAAGATGATCAGGTCAAAACGCTTGACGAGCTGCTCTCCGTTTATTACGGCGCCGTGGGCGGCAATGCCTGCTTTTTGCTGAATCTGCCACCAGATAAGCGTGGTCTGCTTCATGCAAATGATGTGCAGCGATTGCGCGATCTGGGTTCGACGCTGCGTAAAACGTTCAGTGAAGACTTGGCGCAAGGTGCACAGGCGGAGGCTTCGGAGACGATGGACGATGCACACGGGGCTTCACAAGTTTTACATTCGGATGGGGAGTTGGAGCAAGCAGCTTATTGGTGCCCGTGCGAAGGGACAGAGCAAGCGTGGATCGAATTGTTTTTGCCTGAAGAACAGACCTTTGACCGTGTGGTGCTGATGGAGCACATCCGATCAGGTCAGCGGATCGAACGGTTTACACTGGAGGTATGCGGTGAGGGTGGCCGGTGGCAGGACATCTATGCTGGAACGGTGGTTGGATATAAGCGAATTTGCTGTTTTCCAAAGGTGACTACAAGCCGGGTTCGACTGAACATTCAGGAGTCCAGGTGGTTTCCAACGTTATCCCAATTCAGCTTGTTTTATAGTGAACGGGAGGGCGTGTGA
- a CDS encoding copper homeostasis protein CutC yields MNRQVIKRQPTLEVIAVDAADAQAAEQGGADRIELVSAMSEGGLTPSYGLIEQVVSRVSIPVYVMIRPHSRSFCYSADDLQVMIQDIRMARELGAAGIVIGALTHEGEVHRSFLQACLLSAQGLGVTFHRAIDSSAHVVRSLESIGSINGGSEGKGRFEYEREMKSKSKSDSESKDRSSSENNSKDKSACESNSKGESKSACVSKSEESVVERVLTSGGKPTAPEGLLELQQLQEMGQTLNISVMAGSGVTIEGISTIVSRTGITEIHMGSGVRRGGSFDHPVDAQLVAQAKAALIRAAQEL; encoded by the coding sequence ATGAATAGGCAGGTCATTAAAAGACAACCGACTTTGGAAGTCATAGCGGTGGACGCGGCAGATGCCCAAGCGGCTGAGCAGGGGGGAGCAGATCGGATTGAGCTTGTATCGGCTATGTCCGAAGGTGGTCTTACGCCCAGCTATGGGCTGATTGAACAAGTTGTATCGCGGGTGTCGATTCCAGTGTATGTCATGATTCGGCCTCACAGCCGCTCCTTCTGCTATAGCGCTGACGATCTTCAGGTGATGATCCAAGACATACGTATGGCACGTGAGCTTGGTGCCGCAGGCATCGTGATTGGAGCTCTCACTCATGAGGGAGAAGTACATCGCTCCTTTTTACAAGCTTGTCTGTTAAGCGCTCAGGGGCTAGGAGTTACGTTTCATCGCGCCATCGATTCGAGTGCACATGTGGTGAGATCACTGGAGAGCATTGGTAGCATCAATGGAGGGAGTGAGGGTAAGGGTAGGTTTGAGTATGAGAGGGAGATGAAGAGCAAGAGCAAGAGCGATAGTGAAAGTAAGGACAGGAGCAGCAGCGAGAATAACAGCAAGGACAAGAGTGCATGTGAGAGTAATAGCAAGGGTGAGAGCAAGAGTGCATGTGTGAGTAAGAGCGAGGAGAGTGTCGTTGAGCGCGTGCTTACATCGGGAGGCAAGCCTACTGCCCCTGAAGGTTTGCTCGAACTACAGCAGTTACAGGAGATGGGACAGACATTAAATATATCCGTTATGGCGGGTTCAGGTGTGACGATTGAGGGGATTTCAACCATCGTGAGCCGAACGGGGATCACCGAGATTCATATGGGATCAGGTGTGCGGCGTGGAGGGAGTTTTGATCATCCTGTAGATGCTCAGCTTGTCGCTCAGGCCAAAGCAGCGTTGATTCGCGCAGCACAAGAGCTGTAG
- a CDS encoding sugar phosphate isomerase/epimerase: protein MKVGLSTYSLQQALDRKELTVPDAIRWIAEQGGQHVEIVPMGFSLIDNPAFIEEIKAAAQEVGIDISNYAIGANFAVQENAEALEEEIQSVMRHVDAAAALGVKLMRHDVAFRPAPEGTVAQFETDLPVLVKACQRIADYAAGFGITTSVENHGYYVQSSERIQRLLHETGRENFKTTLDIGNFLCVDEDPVSAVKNNMNHASIVHAKDFYWRPSTRNPGEGWFQTSHGNYLRGAIVGHGDIDMLEVFRVLKQSGYDGYISVEFEGMEDCRTASRIAMDNVRRLWEEA, encoded by the coding sequence ATGAAAGTTGGACTTAGTACGTACAGTTTGCAGCAGGCGTTGGATCGTAAGGAACTTACGGTGCCGGATGCCATTCGGTGGATTGCGGAGCAAGGCGGGCAGCATGTGGAGATTGTGCCGATGGGCTTCAGTCTGATCGACAATCCGGCATTCATTGAAGAGATCAAAGCCGCGGCTCAGGAGGTTGGTATCGACATCTCCAACTATGCCATTGGTGCCAACTTTGCGGTTCAGGAGAATGCCGAGGCTTTGGAAGAAGAAATTCAGAGCGTTATGCGCCATGTTGATGCGGCTGCTGCCTTGGGTGTGAAGCTGATGCGGCATGATGTGGCCTTCCGGCCTGCGCCGGAAGGAACGGTGGCACAGTTTGAAACCGACTTGCCCGTGCTTGTTAAAGCGTGTCAGCGAATTGCCGACTATGCCGCAGGCTTCGGGATTACAACGAGTGTGGAGAACCACGGGTATTATGTGCAATCAAGCGAGCGCATTCAGCGGCTGTTACATGAGACGGGGCGGGAAAATTTCAAGACCACACTGGACATCGGCAATTTCCTCTGTGTGGATGAAGATCCGGTGAGTGCTGTGAAAAATAACATGAATCACGCGTCCATCGTTCACGCCAAAGACTTCTACTGGCGGCCTTCCACCCGGAATCCCGGCGAAGGCTGGTTCCAGACTTCCCATGGCAATTATCTGCGCGGGGCCATCGTGGGTCATGGCGATATCGACATGCTTGAGGTGTTCCGTGTGCTGAAGCAATCCGGGTATGACGGATATATCTCGGTTGAATTCGAAGGCATGGAGGATTGCCGAACCGCCTCGCGTATTGCGATGGATAACGTGCGCCGATTGTGGGAGGAGGCGTGA
- a CDS encoding beta-galactosidase: MAVISVQGSQFILDGEPIQILSGAIHYFRVVPEYWRDRLLKLKACGFNTVETYVPWNMHEPHQGEYCFEGMADVEKFVRLAGDLGLHVIVRPSPYICAEWEFGGLPSWLLADDHLRLRCTDSAFLAHVDRYYDVLLPRLKPLLSTSNGPIIALQIENEYGSFGNDASYLQYLRDGMVRRGMDVLLFTSDGPTDHMLQAGSVAGHLATVNFGSGTEWAFAKLREYQAKEPLMCMEFWNGWFDHWGESHHTREAADVAKVLEEMLEAGASVNFYMFHGGTNFAFYNGANCQQKDQYEPTITSYDYDSLLSESGEPTAKFYAVREVLSRYSLSKKQDGGSEPGDLVLPEPMGTAAYGRVEMAQHASLLQQLDALAVKIRRTNPEPMEKLGQDYGFISYQTRISGPRERQELVVQEVRDRALVFVDGLLQGVLERGNAAAAVSFEVPAEGADLLILVENMGRINYGPYLRDPKGITEGVRHGFQFLYDWTIHCLPMNDLSGLSFALLPELESSARTVKAEPFFYRGSLHMEDVLDIKDTFLRLEGWTKGVAFVNGFNLGRYWNKGPQQTLYVPAPLLRQGENEIIIFELHGTADAAVMFVDQPDLG, from the coding sequence ATGGCGGTAATATCAGTTCAAGGGTCACAATTCATACTGGATGGAGAACCGATTCAAATCCTGTCGGGGGCCATTCATTATTTTCGAGTGGTGCCCGAGTATTGGAGAGATCGACTGCTGAAGCTGAAGGCCTGCGGGTTCAACACGGTGGAGACCTACGTGCCATGGAATATGCATGAGCCGCATCAAGGAGAGTATTGTTTTGAAGGCATGGCGGATGTGGAGAAGTTTGTGCGACTTGCTGGAGATTTAGGACTGCATGTGATCGTTCGTCCAAGTCCTTACATCTGTGCGGAGTGGGAATTTGGCGGATTGCCTTCCTGGTTGCTTGCGGATGACCATCTGCGGCTTCGTTGTACCGATTCGGCGTTTCTGGCACATGTGGATCGGTATTACGATGTACTTTTGCCCAGATTAAAACCCCTTCTAAGCACCTCTAACGGACCCATTATTGCACTGCAGATTGAAAATGAATACGGCAGTTTCGGAAATGATGCGAGCTATCTGCAATATTTGCGAGATGGTATGGTGCGCCGGGGTATGGATGTACTGCTCTTTACGTCGGATGGGCCAACGGATCATATGCTTCAGGCTGGCTCCGTGGCGGGGCACTTGGCGACGGTTAATTTTGGTTCTGGGACAGAGTGGGCGTTTGCCAAGCTGCGTGAATATCAAGCCAAGGAACCACTTATGTGTATGGAATTTTGGAATGGCTGGTTCGATCACTGGGGCGAGTCACATCATACCCGAGAAGCAGCAGATGTGGCGAAGGTGCTGGAGGAAATGCTGGAGGCGGGCGCGTCGGTGAACTTCTACATGTTCCATGGCGGTACGAACTTTGCATTTTATAATGGGGCGAACTGTCAGCAAAAGGATCAATATGAACCAACCATTACAAGTTATGACTATGACTCTCTGCTTAGCGAATCGGGTGAACCGACAGCAAAGTTTTATGCAGTAAGGGAGGTTCTCTCGCGGTATAGCCTTTCTAAAAAACAGGATGGTGGCTCTGAGCCGGGAGATTTAGTTTTACCAGAGCCTATGGGGACAGCAGCTTACGGCAGAGTGGAGATGGCGCAGCACGCTAGTTTGCTTCAGCAATTGGACGCACTGGCTGTTAAGATTCGACGTACAAATCCGGAGCCGATGGAGAAGCTGGGGCAGGATTACGGATTTATCAGCTATCAGACGCGGATATCCGGGCCGAGAGAACGACAGGAACTGGTTGTTCAGGAGGTACGTGATCGGGCACTGGTGTTTGTAGATGGCTTGCTGCAGGGGGTGCTGGAACGTGGAAATGCTGCAGCAGCGGTATCTTTTGAGGTGCCAGCGGAAGGTGCAGATCTGCTCATTCTCGTTGAAAATATGGGGCGGATCAATTATGGACCGTACCTGAGAGATCCGAAGGGAATCACGGAGGGTGTGCGGCATGGATTTCAGTTTTTGTATGATTGGACGATTCATTGTTTGCCGATGAACGATCTTTCGGGTTTATCCTTTGCTTTGCTACCTGAGCTTGAGAGCAGTGCAAGAACAGTTAAAGCGGAGCCATTTTTTTATCGGGGAAGTCTTCATATGGAAGATGTGTTGGATATAAAGGATACCTTTCTTCGTCTGGAAGGCTGGACAAAAGGTGTTGCATTTGTAAACGGATTCAATCTGGGTCGCTACTGGAATAAAGGCCCGCAGCAGACGTTGTATGTCCCTGCGCCTCTTCTCCGTCAAGGGGAGAACGAGATTATTATATTTGAGCTTCACGGAACGGCAGATGCCGCCGTCATGTTCGTGGATCAGCCGGATTTGGGCTAG
- a CDS encoding ring-cleaving dioxygenase, which produces MNIQTTGIHHITAFAGDPQANVDFYAGVLGLRLVKKTVNFDAPDVYHLYFGDEHGSPGTIITFFPAAGSPRGQIGGGQVGITSYVIPPGSINFWQNRLESFNIDVTRTQRFDEELLQFEDSEGLRLELVEREEGAANTWVQEGIPAEHAIKGFGGAVLFSVNPQRTMDALERILGFVKVGENEEFARFRSIGDIGNIVDVPVNRVPLGMGGAGTVHHIAWRAVDDAQHAQWSEAVRDYGYQPTPVRDRQYFNAIYFREAGGILFEIATDPPGFARDEPAESLGQKLMLPEWFEPYRTQIEGNLQPIQVRTLTPVTAVTE; this is translated from the coding sequence ATGAACATTCAAACAACAGGTATTCACCACATTACTGCTTTTGCTGGAGATCCGCAGGCTAACGTCGACTTCTACGCTGGAGTTCTGGGGCTCCGTCTGGTGAAAAAAACAGTTAACTTTGATGCACCGGATGTATACCATCTGTACTTTGGAGATGAACACGGCAGCCCGGGAACGATCATTACTTTCTTCCCGGCAGCAGGCTCGCCACGGGGGCAGATTGGCGGCGGTCAAGTCGGCATCACCTCGTATGTCATTCCACCAGGCTCCATAAACTTCTGGCAGAATCGTCTGGAAAGCTTTAATATCGACGTAACCAGAACCCAACGTTTTGATGAAGAACTGCTGCAGTTTGAAGACAGCGAAGGCCTCCGTTTGGAGCTTGTGGAGCGGGAGGAAGGTGCTGCGAATACATGGGTACAGGAAGGGATTCCGGCTGAGCATGCGATCAAAGGGTTTGGCGGCGCAGTACTGTTCAGTGTAAATCCGCAGCGTACGATGGATGCACTTGAGCGTATTCTCGGTTTTGTGAAAGTGGGCGAAAATGAAGAGTTTGCCCGCTTCCGTTCCATCGGAGACATTGGCAACATCGTGGATGTGCCGGTCAACCGCGTACCGCTGGGTATGGGCGGCGCAGGAACTGTGCACCATATCGCATGGCGCGCAGTCGATGATGCACAGCATGCACAGTGGAGTGAAGCCGTGCGTGATTACGGATACCAGCCAACTCCGGTGCGGGATCGTCAGTATTTTAACGCGATTTACTTCAGAGAAGCTGGCGGCATCCTGTTTGAAATCGCAACGGATCCCCCGGGTTTTGCGCGGGACGAACCAGCCGAATCGCTTGGACAGAAACTGATGCTGCCGGAATGGTTTGAACCCTACCGGACTCAGATTGAAGGCAATCTGCAGCCAATTCAGGTGAGAACCCTTACTCCTGTCACAGCTGTAACGGAGTGA